A single window of Narcine bancroftii isolate sNarBan1 chromosome 13, sNarBan1.hap1, whole genome shotgun sequence DNA harbors:
- the LOC138748241 gene encoding uncharacterized protein isoform X1: protein MPFNFQPQQAPTAEREREDLGAWWVWTHEKANQHSVDCMNPFSRELNQLAEYLKEALQREQLLEQKLETLQYLLTNTQLLSDNVWQDTQVECANLTLKKRESLRSNLEFKIEHKNMEAKEQELDQEKLMEVKKENAEEENKGGEEIPEGKEMASPDNDVEDGLNRKRRRPTLRKEKRLQESKILRKQAMIRDMSERGPPDVKVLRQQAIVRDMSGDVLSGDIKSNESTSSVSTSGDSESHKKSPDIPISRVKSDSFKVLDVNSTSLKASETRSSYPKSTDVKLADFPPTEDMSTNSLTSEVKSVIHKPPEAKSKYSEQYKVPEVKSDDPKSSEINSIYHKSSKVRIVDPDVSEIKSSDSKPSEIKSACSKPTEAKTANPEVTVVKSTDYKLSEIKSACSKPTEVKTIDPKVSEVKLAESKSAEIRTAVSKPSEIKATYLEPSEVKTIDPRQSGVMSADPTSTEIKSTYPKPCEVKPIDPKMYEFKSADPNVPEIKSTGSFMSKFNSTNLKPSKVKPVDPKQTEIQSPDSKPSRINSVDLKQFKVKTTDSKPSEIDSVEPKQPRDLATDSKMIEVKSTDPKPSEVKSAEDKFSEVKSTTTKLSKVKSPALNMSETKGTDPIPSEIKSGAPIDSEIKSGSPNDPEVKLAVSQKCEVNSAAPMVTEVKLPALNKSDTKVTDLNHSKITSSAPKVSEIKSAEFNISETKVADLKSSEVKSINSKGPEVRSFVPQVPEIMLAIPKPGEVTLAVTKLAEVNSTDPKVSTVISANLELCDMVARFHKSYDQLLSNPEMCNMRSAGRKSCNNMLCMLELDELRMQIKQLRKQLEETQEQAARHQRSYLDLQGLLEEQRMVNVQQTENFAKQIQRLQVQLRSVQEEIDSLEEEKESELMEAHEELHCAQEEIVNLRQAAEEAAGERENEIATLQEELCRIRAELEHLQRTTVEYELEITTLRAEIQMKSDSQQKKNSEEVTQLQGAVQCLQAECRNLAQECRVLQNDNKQLRERLLQMERQNCRLVEGFKVDSTVSESCHQQQGTEAKILSETPPRKPNGKELNEIGVKLQEKPKISQKEQLWKCQEKLSDKIAASGRACAREQLEDGWLVRGPEDGRKGDGVISTQKIENPDLEPRALERPEERGQFDELDLKHRLLQAEEKALTVQHECEGLITELRTLEERYRNSQQERSQLELQLRQYKEEICKLKGAPCQNATFPDPPVLSLPVIGLVVLMAMLWCWWAETSRH, encoded by the exons CACTCAGTTGACTGCATGAATCCATTTTCACGGGAGTTAAACCAACTAGCAGAGTATCTTAAG GAAGCTTTGCAGCGTGAGCAGCTCctggaacagaaattggagacACTGCAATATTTACTAACCAACACACAGCTCCTCTCTGACAATGTCTGGCAG GACACTCAGGTTGAATGTGCTAATCTGacattgaagaaaagggaatCATTACGATCAAACTTGGAATTCAAGATTGAACACAAAAATATGGAGGCGAAGGAGCAGGAACTCGACCAGGAGAAGCTTATGGAggtaaagaaagaaaatgcagAAGAAGAAAACAAAGGTGGTGAGGAGATTCCAGAAGGCAAAGAAATGGCTTCACCTGACAATGATGTGGAGGATGGGTTGAACAGGAAACGTCGAAGACCAACTCTACGGAAAG AAAAAAGACTTCAGGAGTCAAAGATTCTCCGCAAACAAGCCATGATCAGAGACATGAGCG AGCGAGGTCCCCCAGACGTGAAGGTGCTGCGTCAACAAGCAATTGTCCGCGATATGAGCG GTGATGTGCTGTCTGGAGACATCAAGTCAAATGAATCAACATCAAGTGTCTCAACTTCTGGTGATTCAGAATCACATAAGAAGTCACCTGATATTCCAATCTCTAGGGTgaaatcagactcatttaaggtatTGGATGTGAATTCAACTAGTCTCAAGGCTTCTGAGACTCGTTCCTCATATCCCAAGTCAACTGATGTCAAATTAGCTGATTTCCCACCAACTGAGGACATGTCAACTAATTCTCTAACATCTGAGGTCAAGTCAGTAATTCACAAGCCACCTGAGGCCAAGTCAAAGTATTCTGAGCAGTATAAGGTGCCAGAGGTTAAGTCAGATGATCCCAAATCATCTGAGATCAATTCAATATATCACAAGTCATCTAAAGTCAGGATTGTTGATCCTGATGTGTCAGAGATCAAGTCATCTGATTCTAAACCATCTGAAATCAAGTCAGCTTGTTCGAAACCAACTGAGGCCAAGACAGCTAATCCCGAGGTGACAGTGGTCAAATCAACTGATTACAAATTATCTGAGATCAAGTCAGCTTGTTCTAAACCAACTGAGGTCAAGACAATTGATCCTAAGGTGTCAGAGGTCAAATTAGCAGAGTCCAAATCAGCTGAGATAAGGACTGCTGTATCGAAACCATCTGAGATCAAGGCAACTTACCTTGAACCATCTGAAGTCAAGACAATTGATCCTAGGCAGTCGGGGGTCATGTCAGCTGATCCTACATCAACTGAGATCAAATCAACATATCCCAAACCATGTGAGGTCAAGCCAATTGATCCTAAAATGTACGAGTTCAAGTCAGCTGATCCCAATGTACCTGAGATCAAATCAACTGGTTCTTTTATGTCTAAATTCAACTCAACAAATCTCAAACCATCCAAGGTCAAACCAGTTGATCCCAAGCAAACAGAAATCCAGTCACCTGATTCCAAACCATCTAGGATCAACTCGGTTGATCTTAAACAATTTAAAGTCAAGACAACTGATTCCAAACCATCTGAGATAGATTCAGTAGAACCTAAACAACCCAGGGACTTGGCTACTGATTCCAAGATGATTGAAGTGAAGTCAACTGATCCCAAACCATCTGAGGTCAAGTCAGCAGAAGACAAATTTTCTGAGGTCAAATCAACTACTACCAAGTTGTCTAAGGTCAAGTCACCTGCTCTTAACATGTCAGAAACCAAAGGAACTGATCCTATTCCTTCTGAGATCAAGTCTGGTGCTCCCATTGATTCTGAGATCAAGTCTGGTTCTCCAAATGATCCTGAAGTTAAGTTAGCTGTTTCTCAGAAATGTGAGGTCAATTCAGCTGCTCCCATGGTGACTGAGGTCAAGCTACCTGCACTTAATAAATCTGACACCAAAGTAACTGATCTCAACCATTCCAAGATCACATCATCTGCTCCCAAAGTATCTGAGATCAAGTCAGCTGAATTCAACATATCTGAGACTAAAGTAGCTGATCTCAAATCTTCTGAGGTCAAGTCAATTAATTCCAAGGGGCCTGAGGTTAGGTCATTTGTTCCGCAGGTGCCTGAGATTATGTTAGCAATTCCCAAACCAGGTGAGGTCACATTAGCTGTCACCAAACTAGCTGAGGTCAACTCAACTGATCCTAAAGTATCTACTGTAATATCAGCCAATCTAGAACTTTGTGATATGGTGGCACGTTTTCATAAGTCTTACGATCAATTATTAAGCAATCCTGAAATGTGTAATATGCGGTCAGCTGGTCGAAAATCATGCAATAATATGCTTTGCATGTTGGAATTGGATGAGTTGAGGATGCAGATTAAACAGCTTCGAAAGCAATTGGAGGAGACTCAGGAACAAGCAGCCCGACATCAAAGGAGCTATTTGGATTTACAAG GTTTGCTGGAAGAACAGCGAATGGTCAATGTGCAACAAACTGAAAACTTTGCCAAACAGATCCAGCGGCTTCAAG TACAACTCCGGTCTGTTCAGGAGGAGATTGACAGCTtggaggaagagaaggagagcGAGCTGATGGAGGCACACGAGGAACTTCACTGTGCACAGGAGGAGATTGTGAACCTTCGTCAGGCAGCAGAGGAGGCAGCAGGAGAGCGGGAGAATGAGATTGCAACTTTGCAGGAGGAGCTGTGTCGTATTCGGGCAGAACTGGAGCACTTACAGCGGACAACAGTAGAATATGAATTGGAGATCACCACATTACGAGCAGAGATACAGATGAAAAGTGACAGTCAGCAAAAGAAAAACTCCGAAGAGGTCACTCAACTCCAGG GTGCAGTACAGTGCCTGCAGGCTGAGTGTCGAAATCTGGCTCAAGAATGTCGAGTTCTGCAGAATGATAATAAacagctgagggaaagactgCTGCAAATGGAACGGCAGAACTGCAG ATTGGTTGAAGGATTTAAAGTGGACTCTACGGTGTCCGAGAGTTGTCACCAGCAGCAAGGTACAGAGGCCAAAATATTATCTGAGACTCCACCCAGGAAACCAAATGGCAAAGAACTAAATGAAATAGGAGTAAAGCTTCAGGAGAAGCCAAAGATCTCTCAGAAAGAGCAACTGTGGAAATGCCAAGAGAAATTGTCTGATAAAATAGCTGCAAGTGGCCGAGCTTGTGCAAGAGAGCAGCTTGAAGATGGATGGTTAGTTAGGGGACCCGAGGATGGAAGGAAGGGAGATGGTGTGATATCTACCCAGAAGATAGAAAACCCTGACCTTGAACCCAGAGCCCTGGAGAGGCCAGAGGAAAGAGGACAGTTTGATGAATTGGATTTGAAGCATCGACTTCTGCAGGCAGAAGAGAAAGCTTTGACAGTACAACATGAG TGTGAAGGATTAATCACTGAGCTGAGAACGCTAGAGGAGAGATACAGGAACAGCCAACAGGAGCGCAGCCAGCTGGAGTTACAGCTCAGGCAGTACAAGGAAGAAATCTGCAAACTGAAAGGGGCGCCTTGTCAG
- the LOC138748241 gene encoding uncharacterized protein isoform X2, giving the protein MPFNFQPQQAPTAEREREHSVDCMNPFSRELNQLAEYLKEALQREQLLEQKLETLQYLLTNTQLLSDNVWQDTQVECANLTLKKRESLRSNLEFKIEHKNMEAKEQELDQEKLMEVKKENAEEENKGGEEIPEGKEMASPDNDVEDGLNRKRRRPTLRKEKRLQESKILRKQAMIRDMSERGPPDVKVLRQQAIVRDMSGDVLSGDIKSNESTSSVSTSGDSESHKKSPDIPISRVKSDSFKVLDVNSTSLKASETRSSYPKSTDVKLADFPPTEDMSTNSLTSEVKSVIHKPPEAKSKYSEQYKVPEVKSDDPKSSEINSIYHKSSKVRIVDPDVSEIKSSDSKPSEIKSACSKPTEAKTANPEVTVVKSTDYKLSEIKSACSKPTEVKTIDPKVSEVKLAESKSAEIRTAVSKPSEIKATYLEPSEVKTIDPRQSGVMSADPTSTEIKSTYPKPCEVKPIDPKMYEFKSADPNVPEIKSTGSFMSKFNSTNLKPSKVKPVDPKQTEIQSPDSKPSRINSVDLKQFKVKTTDSKPSEIDSVEPKQPRDLATDSKMIEVKSTDPKPSEVKSAEDKFSEVKSTTTKLSKVKSPALNMSETKGTDPIPSEIKSGAPIDSEIKSGSPNDPEVKLAVSQKCEVNSAAPMVTEVKLPALNKSDTKVTDLNHSKITSSAPKVSEIKSAEFNISETKVADLKSSEVKSINSKGPEVRSFVPQVPEIMLAIPKPGEVTLAVTKLAEVNSTDPKVSTVISANLELCDMVARFHKSYDQLLSNPEMCNMRSAGRKSCNNMLCMLELDELRMQIKQLRKQLEETQEQAARHQRSYLDLQGLLEEQRMVNVQQTENFAKQIQRLQVQLRSVQEEIDSLEEEKESELMEAHEELHCAQEEIVNLRQAAEEAAGERENEIATLQEELCRIRAELEHLQRTTVEYELEITTLRAEIQMKSDSQQKKNSEEVTQLQGAVQCLQAECRNLAQECRVLQNDNKQLRERLLQMERQNCRLVEGFKVDSTVSESCHQQQGTEAKILSETPPRKPNGKELNEIGVKLQEKPKISQKEQLWKCQEKLSDKIAASGRACAREQLEDGWLVRGPEDGRKGDGVISTQKIENPDLEPRALERPEERGQFDELDLKHRLLQAEEKALTVQHECEGLITELRTLEERYRNSQQERSQLELQLRQYKEEICKLKGAPCQNATFPDPPVLSLPVIGLVVLMAMLWCWWAETSRH; this is encoded by the exons CACTCAGTTGACTGCATGAATCCATTTTCACGGGAGTTAAACCAACTAGCAGAGTATCTTAAG GAAGCTTTGCAGCGTGAGCAGCTCctggaacagaaattggagacACTGCAATATTTACTAACCAACACACAGCTCCTCTCTGACAATGTCTGGCAG GACACTCAGGTTGAATGTGCTAATCTGacattgaagaaaagggaatCATTACGATCAAACTTGGAATTCAAGATTGAACACAAAAATATGGAGGCGAAGGAGCAGGAACTCGACCAGGAGAAGCTTATGGAggtaaagaaagaaaatgcagAAGAAGAAAACAAAGGTGGTGAGGAGATTCCAGAAGGCAAAGAAATGGCTTCACCTGACAATGATGTGGAGGATGGGTTGAACAGGAAACGTCGAAGACCAACTCTACGGAAAG AAAAAAGACTTCAGGAGTCAAAGATTCTCCGCAAACAAGCCATGATCAGAGACATGAGCG AGCGAGGTCCCCCAGACGTGAAGGTGCTGCGTCAACAAGCAATTGTCCGCGATATGAGCG GTGATGTGCTGTCTGGAGACATCAAGTCAAATGAATCAACATCAAGTGTCTCAACTTCTGGTGATTCAGAATCACATAAGAAGTCACCTGATATTCCAATCTCTAGGGTgaaatcagactcatttaaggtatTGGATGTGAATTCAACTAGTCTCAAGGCTTCTGAGACTCGTTCCTCATATCCCAAGTCAACTGATGTCAAATTAGCTGATTTCCCACCAACTGAGGACATGTCAACTAATTCTCTAACATCTGAGGTCAAGTCAGTAATTCACAAGCCACCTGAGGCCAAGTCAAAGTATTCTGAGCAGTATAAGGTGCCAGAGGTTAAGTCAGATGATCCCAAATCATCTGAGATCAATTCAATATATCACAAGTCATCTAAAGTCAGGATTGTTGATCCTGATGTGTCAGAGATCAAGTCATCTGATTCTAAACCATCTGAAATCAAGTCAGCTTGTTCGAAACCAACTGAGGCCAAGACAGCTAATCCCGAGGTGACAGTGGTCAAATCAACTGATTACAAATTATCTGAGATCAAGTCAGCTTGTTCTAAACCAACTGAGGTCAAGACAATTGATCCTAAGGTGTCAGAGGTCAAATTAGCAGAGTCCAAATCAGCTGAGATAAGGACTGCTGTATCGAAACCATCTGAGATCAAGGCAACTTACCTTGAACCATCTGAAGTCAAGACAATTGATCCTAGGCAGTCGGGGGTCATGTCAGCTGATCCTACATCAACTGAGATCAAATCAACATATCCCAAACCATGTGAGGTCAAGCCAATTGATCCTAAAATGTACGAGTTCAAGTCAGCTGATCCCAATGTACCTGAGATCAAATCAACTGGTTCTTTTATGTCTAAATTCAACTCAACAAATCTCAAACCATCCAAGGTCAAACCAGTTGATCCCAAGCAAACAGAAATCCAGTCACCTGATTCCAAACCATCTAGGATCAACTCGGTTGATCTTAAACAATTTAAAGTCAAGACAACTGATTCCAAACCATCTGAGATAGATTCAGTAGAACCTAAACAACCCAGGGACTTGGCTACTGATTCCAAGATGATTGAAGTGAAGTCAACTGATCCCAAACCATCTGAGGTCAAGTCAGCAGAAGACAAATTTTCTGAGGTCAAATCAACTACTACCAAGTTGTCTAAGGTCAAGTCACCTGCTCTTAACATGTCAGAAACCAAAGGAACTGATCCTATTCCTTCTGAGATCAAGTCTGGTGCTCCCATTGATTCTGAGATCAAGTCTGGTTCTCCAAATGATCCTGAAGTTAAGTTAGCTGTTTCTCAGAAATGTGAGGTCAATTCAGCTGCTCCCATGGTGACTGAGGTCAAGCTACCTGCACTTAATAAATCTGACACCAAAGTAACTGATCTCAACCATTCCAAGATCACATCATCTGCTCCCAAAGTATCTGAGATCAAGTCAGCTGAATTCAACATATCTGAGACTAAAGTAGCTGATCTCAAATCTTCTGAGGTCAAGTCAATTAATTCCAAGGGGCCTGAGGTTAGGTCATTTGTTCCGCAGGTGCCTGAGATTATGTTAGCAATTCCCAAACCAGGTGAGGTCACATTAGCTGTCACCAAACTAGCTGAGGTCAACTCAACTGATCCTAAAGTATCTACTGTAATATCAGCCAATCTAGAACTTTGTGATATGGTGGCACGTTTTCATAAGTCTTACGATCAATTATTAAGCAATCCTGAAATGTGTAATATGCGGTCAGCTGGTCGAAAATCATGCAATAATATGCTTTGCATGTTGGAATTGGATGAGTTGAGGATGCAGATTAAACAGCTTCGAAAGCAATTGGAGGAGACTCAGGAACAAGCAGCCCGACATCAAAGGAGCTATTTGGATTTACAAG GTTTGCTGGAAGAACAGCGAATGGTCAATGTGCAACAAACTGAAAACTTTGCCAAACAGATCCAGCGGCTTCAAG TACAACTCCGGTCTGTTCAGGAGGAGATTGACAGCTtggaggaagagaaggagagcGAGCTGATGGAGGCACACGAGGAACTTCACTGTGCACAGGAGGAGATTGTGAACCTTCGTCAGGCAGCAGAGGAGGCAGCAGGAGAGCGGGAGAATGAGATTGCAACTTTGCAGGAGGAGCTGTGTCGTATTCGGGCAGAACTGGAGCACTTACAGCGGACAACAGTAGAATATGAATTGGAGATCACCACATTACGAGCAGAGATACAGATGAAAAGTGACAGTCAGCAAAAGAAAAACTCCGAAGAGGTCACTCAACTCCAGG GTGCAGTACAGTGCCTGCAGGCTGAGTGTCGAAATCTGGCTCAAGAATGTCGAGTTCTGCAGAATGATAATAAacagctgagggaaagactgCTGCAAATGGAACGGCAGAACTGCAG ATTGGTTGAAGGATTTAAAGTGGACTCTACGGTGTCCGAGAGTTGTCACCAGCAGCAAGGTACAGAGGCCAAAATATTATCTGAGACTCCACCCAGGAAACCAAATGGCAAAGAACTAAATGAAATAGGAGTAAAGCTTCAGGAGAAGCCAAAGATCTCTCAGAAAGAGCAACTGTGGAAATGCCAAGAGAAATTGTCTGATAAAATAGCTGCAAGTGGCCGAGCTTGTGCAAGAGAGCAGCTTGAAGATGGATGGTTAGTTAGGGGACCCGAGGATGGAAGGAAGGGAGATGGTGTGATATCTACCCAGAAGATAGAAAACCCTGACCTTGAACCCAGAGCCCTGGAGAGGCCAGAGGAAAGAGGACAGTTTGATGAATTGGATTTGAAGCATCGACTTCTGCAGGCAGAAGAGAAAGCTTTGACAGTACAACATGAG TGTGAAGGATTAATCACTGAGCTGAGAACGCTAGAGGAGAGATACAGGAACAGCCAACAGGAGCGCAGCCAGCTGGAGTTACAGCTCAGGCAGTACAAGGAAGAAATCTGCAAACTGAAAGGGGCGCCTTGTCAG
- the LOC138748241 gene encoding uncharacterized protein isoform X5: MNPFSRELNQLAEYLKEALQREQLLEQKLETLQYLLTNTQLLSDNVWQDTQVECANLTLKKRESLRSNLEFKIEHKNMEAKEQELDQEKLMEVKKENAEEENKGGEEIPEGKEMASPDNDVEDGLNRKRRRPTLRKEKRLQESKILRKQAMIRDMSERGPPDVKVLRQQAIVRDMSGDVLSGDIKSNESTSSVSTSGDSESHKKSPDIPISRVKSDSFKVLDVNSTSLKASETRSSYPKSTDVKLADFPPTEDMSTNSLTSEVKSVIHKPPEAKSKYSEQYKVPEVKSDDPKSSEINSIYHKSSKVRIVDPDVSEIKSSDSKPSEIKSACSKPTEAKTANPEVTVVKSTDYKLSEIKSACSKPTEVKTIDPKVSEVKLAESKSAEIRTAVSKPSEIKATYLEPSEVKTIDPRQSGVMSADPTSTEIKSTYPKPCEVKPIDPKMYEFKSADPNVPEIKSTGSFMSKFNSTNLKPSKVKPVDPKQTEIQSPDSKPSRINSVDLKQFKVKTTDSKPSEIDSVEPKQPRDLATDSKMIEVKSTDPKPSEVKSAEDKFSEVKSTTTKLSKVKSPALNMSETKGTDPIPSEIKSGAPIDSEIKSGSPNDPEVKLAVSQKCEVNSAAPMVTEVKLPALNKSDTKVTDLNHSKITSSAPKVSEIKSAEFNISETKVADLKSSEVKSINSKGPEVRSFVPQVPEIMLAIPKPGEVTLAVTKLAEVNSTDPKVSTVISANLELCDMVARFHKSYDQLLSNPEMCNMRSAGRKSCNNMLCMLELDELRMQIKQLRKQLEETQEQAARHQRSYLDLQGLLEEQRMVNVQQTENFAKQIQRLQVQLRSVQEEIDSLEEEKESELMEAHEELHCAQEEIVNLRQAAEEAAGERENEIATLQEELCRIRAELEHLQRTTVEYELEITTLRAEIQMKSDSQQKKNSEEVTQLQGAVQCLQAECRNLAQECRVLQNDNKQLRERLLQMERQNCRLVEGFKVDSTVSESCHQQQGTEAKILSETPPRKPNGKELNEIGVKLQEKPKISQKEQLWKCQEKLSDKIAASGRACAREQLEDGWLVRGPEDGRKGDGVISTQKIENPDLEPRALERPEERGQFDELDLKHRLLQAEEKALTVQHECEGLITELRTLEERYRNSQQERSQLELQLRQYKEEICKLKGAPCQNATFPDPPVLSLPVIGLVVLMAMLWCWWAETSRH, encoded by the exons ATGAATCCATTTTCACGGGAGTTAAACCAACTAGCAGAGTATCTTAAG GAAGCTTTGCAGCGTGAGCAGCTCctggaacagaaattggagacACTGCAATATTTACTAACCAACACACAGCTCCTCTCTGACAATGTCTGGCAG GACACTCAGGTTGAATGTGCTAATCTGacattgaagaaaagggaatCATTACGATCAAACTTGGAATTCAAGATTGAACACAAAAATATGGAGGCGAAGGAGCAGGAACTCGACCAGGAGAAGCTTATGGAggtaaagaaagaaaatgcagAAGAAGAAAACAAAGGTGGTGAGGAGATTCCAGAAGGCAAAGAAATGGCTTCACCTGACAATGATGTGGAGGATGGGTTGAACAGGAAACGTCGAAGACCAACTCTACGGAAAG AAAAAAGACTTCAGGAGTCAAAGATTCTCCGCAAACAAGCCATGATCAGAGACATGAGCG AGCGAGGTCCCCCAGACGTGAAGGTGCTGCGTCAACAAGCAATTGTCCGCGATATGAGCG GTGATGTGCTGTCTGGAGACATCAAGTCAAATGAATCAACATCAAGTGTCTCAACTTCTGGTGATTCAGAATCACATAAGAAGTCACCTGATATTCCAATCTCTAGGGTgaaatcagactcatttaaggtatTGGATGTGAATTCAACTAGTCTCAAGGCTTCTGAGACTCGTTCCTCATATCCCAAGTCAACTGATGTCAAATTAGCTGATTTCCCACCAACTGAGGACATGTCAACTAATTCTCTAACATCTGAGGTCAAGTCAGTAATTCACAAGCCACCTGAGGCCAAGTCAAAGTATTCTGAGCAGTATAAGGTGCCAGAGGTTAAGTCAGATGATCCCAAATCATCTGAGATCAATTCAATATATCACAAGTCATCTAAAGTCAGGATTGTTGATCCTGATGTGTCAGAGATCAAGTCATCTGATTCTAAACCATCTGAAATCAAGTCAGCTTGTTCGAAACCAACTGAGGCCAAGACAGCTAATCCCGAGGTGACAGTGGTCAAATCAACTGATTACAAATTATCTGAGATCAAGTCAGCTTGTTCTAAACCAACTGAGGTCAAGACAATTGATCCTAAGGTGTCAGAGGTCAAATTAGCAGAGTCCAAATCAGCTGAGATAAGGACTGCTGTATCGAAACCATCTGAGATCAAGGCAACTTACCTTGAACCATCTGAAGTCAAGACAATTGATCCTAGGCAGTCGGGGGTCATGTCAGCTGATCCTACATCAACTGAGATCAAATCAACATATCCCAAACCATGTGAGGTCAAGCCAATTGATCCTAAAATGTACGAGTTCAAGTCAGCTGATCCCAATGTACCTGAGATCAAATCAACTGGTTCTTTTATGTCTAAATTCAACTCAACAAATCTCAAACCATCCAAGGTCAAACCAGTTGATCCCAAGCAAACAGAAATCCAGTCACCTGATTCCAAACCATCTAGGATCAACTCGGTTGATCTTAAACAATTTAAAGTCAAGACAACTGATTCCAAACCATCTGAGATAGATTCAGTAGAACCTAAACAACCCAGGGACTTGGCTACTGATTCCAAGATGATTGAAGTGAAGTCAACTGATCCCAAACCATCTGAGGTCAAGTCAGCAGAAGACAAATTTTCTGAGGTCAAATCAACTACTACCAAGTTGTCTAAGGTCAAGTCACCTGCTCTTAACATGTCAGAAACCAAAGGAACTGATCCTATTCCTTCTGAGATCAAGTCTGGTGCTCCCATTGATTCTGAGATCAAGTCTGGTTCTCCAAATGATCCTGAAGTTAAGTTAGCTGTTTCTCAGAAATGTGAGGTCAATTCAGCTGCTCCCATGGTGACTGAGGTCAAGCTACCTGCACTTAATAAATCTGACACCAAAGTAACTGATCTCAACCATTCCAAGATCACATCATCTGCTCCCAAAGTATCTGAGATCAAGTCAGCTGAATTCAACATATCTGAGACTAAAGTAGCTGATCTCAAATCTTCTGAGGTCAAGTCAATTAATTCCAAGGGGCCTGAGGTTAGGTCATTTGTTCCGCAGGTGCCTGAGATTATGTTAGCAATTCCCAAACCAGGTGAGGTCACATTAGCTGTCACCAAACTAGCTGAGGTCAACTCAACTGATCCTAAAGTATCTACTGTAATATCAGCCAATCTAGAACTTTGTGATATGGTGGCACGTTTTCATAAGTCTTACGATCAATTATTAAGCAATCCTGAAATGTGTAATATGCGGTCAGCTGGTCGAAAATCATGCAATAATATGCTTTGCATGTTGGAATTGGATGAGTTGAGGATGCAGATTAAACAGCTTCGAAAGCAATTGGAGGAGACTCAGGAACAAGCAGCCCGACATCAAAGGAGCTATTTGGATTTACAAG GTTTGCTGGAAGAACAGCGAATGGTCAATGTGCAACAAACTGAAAACTTTGCCAAACAGATCCAGCGGCTTCAAG TACAACTCCGGTCTGTTCAGGAGGAGATTGACAGCTtggaggaagagaaggagagcGAGCTGATGGAGGCACACGAGGAACTTCACTGTGCACAGGAGGAGATTGTGAACCTTCGTCAGGCAGCAGAGGAGGCAGCAGGAGAGCGGGAGAATGAGATTGCAACTTTGCAGGAGGAGCTGTGTCGTATTCGGGCAGAACTGGAGCACTTACAGCGGACAACAGTAGAATATGAATTGGAGATCACCACATTACGAGCAGAGATACAGATGAAAAGTGACAGTCAGCAAAAGAAAAACTCCGAAGAGGTCACTCAACTCCAGG GTGCAGTACAGTGCCTGCAGGCTGAGTGTCGAAATCTGGCTCAAGAATGTCGAGTTCTGCAGAATGATAATAAacagctgagggaaagactgCTGCAAATGGAACGGCAGAACTGCAG ATTGGTTGAAGGATTTAAAGTGGACTCTACGGTGTCCGAGAGTTGTCACCAGCAGCAAGGTACAGAGGCCAAAATATTATCTGAGACTCCACCCAGGAAACCAAATGGCAAAGAACTAAATGAAATAGGAGTAAAGCTTCAGGAGAAGCCAAAGATCTCTCAGAAAGAGCAACTGTGGAAATGCCAAGAGAAATTGTCTGATAAAATAGCTGCAAGTGGCCGAGCTTGTGCAAGAGAGCAGCTTGAAGATGGATGGTTAGTTAGGGGACCCGAGGATGGAAGGAAGGGAGATGGTGTGATATCTACCCAGAAGATAGAAAACCCTGACCTTGAACCCAGAGCCCTGGAGAGGCCAGAGGAAAGAGGACAGTTTGATGAATTGGATTTGAAGCATCGACTTCTGCAGGCAGAAGAGAAAGCTTTGACAGTACAACATGAG TGTGAAGGATTAATCACTGAGCTGAGAACGCTAGAGGAGAGATACAGGAACAGCCAACAGGAGCGCAGCCAGCTGGAGTTACAGCTCAGGCAGTACAAGGAAGAAATCTGCAAACTGAAAGGGGCGCCTTGTCAG